Within the Mus caroli chromosome 10, CAROLI_EIJ_v1.1, whole genome shotgun sequence genome, the region TAAGGTATTTCTGTGAAAATATGTTGGAGACAAAAAGAGAATAGAATCTGAAAGGatttcatttgaaaaagaaagttaCTGGATATGGTGGCTTTTAATTCCAGAACAAAGATCGGGAGGTAGAGGCTAATAGGCTATAGGCCCACCTATTTCCACAGCATGTTCCAGGTCACCCAGGGCAACACAGTGGGACCCTGTCTAAAGGTAAATAGTTGATAGACagatgacaaacagacagacaaaaaggagtaaaaataaaatacaaaggtaGTAAATTAGTGAGATAACTGCATTTAACACTTAAAACTGGGGCCCTGGTGATAATTCTTTTAGGTCTTTGAAGACCCTAGACACatagtttggttggttgtttgcaGGAGTGgggttgttcttgttgtttgtttgtttattcttggcTTGGAAGAGATTGTAAAGTCATGAAATCTAAGCATGTCCCCAGGATGTTTGTAGATTGTATAACTGCCTATAGTGATAGCGTGCATTCTTGTAACCAATTGAGAACTTGTGTAGCTTGATTTTATGTTCATTCCCAGGCCAGTGCTATGGTGACCTTCCATCCTCGTTTTCTTAAGATTGTCCTAAGATTTGAGCACAGAAAGTTCTGCATCTTGTATTCTACAGGAAAGCAGAAAACGTGGTTACTTCTAAAACATGCTAGGTCTTTCTTTTAAACATGTGGTAACCAACTATCCAGGTATGGTCTTGACATCCATTGCAGCTTTAACATGAGAACTCGTAATAGTATAGCTTTCTAAAAACTCTTGCTTCTAAACAACTGAACTGTGTGACTAGGATTTTCAAAGACCTATAAGTCTGGTGCTTGAGACATACAGATTGCCTCTTATGAAAAGTACAATTAATTGGTGAGAGGATAAATGAAGTTCTACTAATTTAGTTGtgaaatggaaaagaacaaaatactaCATTCACCACTTCAGAGGAGGATCACACATCTAATAATATTTGCACAGCACAAATTAGCCTGGgtggaggaaaaataaaaggacacaaagttgggtggtAGAGGAGGGCATGATGGATGTGAAAGAGTTGGGAAAGGGAAGGTGAATACGGTCAAacacataaaattctcaaagaactaacaaaTATAGTTTTGAAAAAGGGGGAAAGTAAATAATTTGATAACTTATCTTTTAGTGTATGTGGGTAGATGGCAATATAAAATGCATTCTTTGGGGGCCTGAAAACattgttattttcaaaatatgatgTAGGGGTTGGAAatagggctcagtggttaagagcactagttgctcttgCAGATTAAGATTCAGTAGGCAGCACCCATGGTATTCACAGCTATCtgtcaactccagttccagggggtacAGGGATACAAtaacttctgacctcctcaggaaCCAGCATGCAAATGTTGTACACACATATAAGGAAATGCATAGGAAAACACTcaaatagattaaataaaataaatcttttttttttaatgtaggagctggagaaatggctctgcaaTAATGAGGTtcatgttctttcagaggactagagtttggtTTCCATCACCCATATCAGGCAGGTCACAAGCAACTGTATTGCAGATTACAGGAGATCTGACATGTTCTAGTCTCCATGGGCACTTACTTGCTTTCACATGCAAATACCCACATGCATAGACATGATtggaagaaaagattttaaaatgcataagaTGGTAAGGATATAGCTCTTAAAGAGTTAGTGGGACTTGGATatctaaatatattatattttatgtaaaatatattttatgtaaaatataatataattagatATCCATAGGCAAGGATGGGgaacaaaaaagaatttaaggTAAGAGAGTAAAAACTGTTCATCACTGATGGTATATAGCTTATAGCTAAGAGATTCCATTTTGAGAactgaaatgagaaaataactgATTTGTACTGTATATCATGCTACTATGTCCTCCTCTACTATCTTAAATATCTACATCATATTATAGAACATACTTAAACAAATTCTAGATTCCATCTGGAGTGATAGACAATACCTTCACTTAAATTCTCTTAAGAGTTCAAAATTTTTAACTTCCCTAAAACCCAACTGGGTTTGCATCAAATCTTTTTTAAGTGTTCAGGATGTATATGTTATCTGGAATTTTCTATTTACATAGATATGACCATCTTTCTAAAGTGTTGACCAAGATACTAGATGAACGTCCTGCAGATGCTGTTGACATCATTGAAAATATCAGCCAAGATGTGAAAATggcacattttaataaaaaattagataCACTCCACAATGAAAATGAGATGCTTCCAGCATATGAAATAGCAGAGACACAAAAGGCTCTTTTTCTCCAGGGACATTTGGAAGGTGCTGATTCAGAACTGGAGGAGGAAATGGTAAGTGATTACCAACTATCCCAATATGATTAATGAGCACTAGGACTCAGAGATGAGTGGGGTGTGCTTCATGAACACACCATTCTAATGACCAACAAGATGCTACTAATGAACAGAGTTTTCTAACATCCCTTCAAGCCTTTTATAATCAATGAATTTCACTATAATCatatgatgacttttttttttcctgagacagggtttctctgtatagccctggttgtcctggaactcactctgtagaccaggctggcctcgaactcagaaatctgcctgcctctgcctctgcctcccaagtgctgggattaaaggcgccaccactgcccggctgcctGGTTAAATTCTTATCATTAGTAATTATTAAATTCTTTCTAAGCATCCTATAAAAATTGTAATATCAATGAGTATAATACACAATTGTTGTAAGAAGTTATATACTTGAGGGAAGAACTGAAGTTTGGGGATTAACACAATTCGGTAAATATCATGAAAGAAACAGTAAAGCTAGAATCAAGACACAAAAATAGGCAAACATTCCTCTTATGAGTAAAACTTTAACCACGGATATTTGTTTTCCTAGGCAGAAAGTTCTCTGCCCAATGTGATGGAATCAGCTTATTATTTTGAACAAGCTGGAGTTGGTTTGGGGACAGATGAGACTTACCGAGTATTCCTCGCCCTCAAGCAACTTACTGATACACACCCAATCCAAAGATGTCGCTTCTGGGGCAAGATCTTGGGTCTGGAAATGAACTATATTGTTGCTGAAGTGGAATTTCGTGATggtgaagatgaagaggaggtggaagaagaaggGATAGCTGAGGAGAGGGACAATGGAGGAAGTGAAGCcggtgaagaggaggaggatgaattACCTAAGTCCTTGTATAAGGCCCCACAGGTTATACCTAAGGAAGAAAGTAGAACGGGTGCCAACAAGTATGTCTATTTTGTTTGCAATGTGCCTGGAAGGCCATGGGTAAGGTTACCATCAGTTACACCTGCACAAATTGTCACtgcaagaaaaatcaagaaattttTCACTGGGCGACTAGATGCAGCTGTCATAAGCTACCCACCCTTCCCAGGAAATGAGAGCAATTACTTAAGAGCACAAATTGCCCGAATTTCAGCAGGGACCCATGTCAGCCCTCTAGGATTCTATCAGTTTggtgaagaggaaggagaggaagaagaggtggaaggtGGTCGAGACAGCTATGAGGAAAACCCTGACTTTGAAGGCATCCAAGTGATTGACTTGGTGGAGTCTCTATCCAATTGGGTTCATCACGTGCAGTATATTCTTCCTCAGGTATGGGAGTATTCAAGTAGTACATAGATACAGATTTAAATGGGATCTAAAATTACtctatttgttatattttaaatattggtgTGTATTAACTTTGTCAATAGTTTTTACTCtactatataaaatgtttatgtaaGAAATACTAAAACATTATGGCAGAAACAAAATCCAGTTTTTTACAGTGGTTATACATTCAGACCTTCTTGTCCTAAGTACACTATATGTAATAAGTTACATAAAGACAAGTGATTCATTCCTCAAAACCCAATGAGAGCAGGACTACCTTAATTTTTATACTGAGGGGTTGAGGCAGACTTGTTGGGAGAAATAGTAAAACAACGTTAGCTAATACATTCATTATAGAGTGAGATGTGAGACAAAGATCTCAGAGCCATTACCCTGAAACATCTGCTACACTCCTCCATCACAGGTAGAACATCTTCATCCTAAATCAATATAGATAAAAGCTGCTTCTGAATACTCCAAGTAAGAGTTATTATCAGAGAAATTAGAACCCCAATCTTGTcccatttaaaattttgttactGATAATTAGCATCGGAAAGGGATACAAGAGAAAATAACTGACTAAATATcatcaaaatgcattatataaCTATACGAAAACATCacaataaacaatatttttcaattaatatatgctaataaaaaaacaaatactaaaaaaGAATACTGTGAAGGCCAGATATGTACCATTCTTAACCATTTAACTGGAGCCATCATGGCAGTGTCTTAAAACTGTTTATATTTTAGGAATATTCTATAAATAAGGAAGTATAAGAACTGGACATGAGTGTTCATCTGAGTGTCCTTTCTGATCTTCTAAAacacccaagtttggttcctggtATCCCTGTCAGATACCTCATTGCTTTAGGCTTGTGATTCCAGCTTCAGGATATCGGATatcttcttctgacttccatgaacacctgcacacatgtggcacacacacacagacacacacacacacaccaaatccttaaaaaagaggaaattatAATGAtgaatttttttgagacatggtctaatTATGTATCTGTGACTAGACAGGTACatgctatgtagatcagactaaCCATGAActaagagatcttcctgcctctgcctcctgaatactggaatTAAGTGTGTACCACAATGCCTAACCTTAatgatggaattttaaaatgttcaatggTCTTAAAACCTTTCTGATGATTTCTAATCTAAAATAACATATCAATAAAATCaatgagaacattttaaaagaaattaaaaatgtatttttgaaaaccatcatttatttcattcacataaAGAATTGCAAACTAGTAAAATGTATTACTACCATTTCCACTAATTTTGTGCCCATATTAAAGCATGCATAGACCTGTAGCtccaagaaatagaaacatttttgaaataaCTAGTATAGGTTTGTTATGTGCTTCTTGTAGTAACTTAGATGGGATTAATACTTGGCAAAAGTATAGAGAATGAATAAACTGTGTGTGATGGTGTCAGCAAACCTATCACTCTGAAAGCTTAAGCAGGGAGATCCTATAAAGTGACCCTGTGTCAGAATAGTTGATCCATTTCTCCCACAGAAAAGTCTCATCTTGAACTATGAACTAATATGAATATTCTGAGATTTGTAGCATTTTCATTAATACATCAAACCTTGCAACATTCATTGCCAGGGTCGCTGTAATTGGTTCAACCCTATAcaaaaagatgaagaggaagaagaggaagaggaagaagatgaagaaaagggggaagaaccTGATTACATAGAGCAGGAAGTAGGACCTCCTCTTTTGACACCAATCTCTGAAGATTTGGGTAAATTTACATGACTGTTAATGAGGAATTCATAAACTATATGTTACACACATTGTGTAGTAAATATGGCACCATTGGAGACTCAAAAAGTGGGCAGGGAGATAGGTCtcaccccttctctccttcctgggttCTGGAATGCTATGGCTACACTGCTATGCCATGAAAGATGCTGAAGGGGTCATGCCCAGAGCAAACATAAATGGGCTGTAACTAACTGGAAAAGTTGGCATCATTCTTTTCTTGTATTCTGTGTATCACACATAGCATAGCTACAGTAAAATAATGTAGGAGGTCTGTACTTGCCTCTTAATCTATGCTactttttgtatttcttcctatATTGTTTTGCTTGAAACTCATTAGTGTCTTCCACAGTAATGAATTGCCTTTCCTTTGGTTATCATACTCTTCCCCCTGACTAtacaaaccttttcttttttctactaaactattaatatgtattttaaaatatacaactcagtattgacatttttaagtcctcaaaataatttataatagttaaatgcctctttaATATACATGATGTCTTCTAAAGCTAAAAGTagtatgcactcaaccagtttttaaaatctatttggaatattaaacatagaagtagaaaaataatctCTTATGAGTCCtcttatgaaaggaaattgtaacaggttcctgattagacagaaaccattccatctccaagcgagaatacactgtaactgtggcttcataaaacgaattgggtagtgttccttctgtttctattttgtggaatagtttgaagagtgttgtTATTAGgctttctttgaaggtctgatagaactctgcactaaacccatctggtcctggtcctgggcttttttgttttgtttttggttggaagactattaatgactgcttatatttctatAGGGGTTATGGGGCAGATTAGATGGTTTATGTGaacctgatttaacttaggtgtttggtatttgtctagaaaatggTCCATTTCattccagattttccagttttgttgaatataaaaCCTTTTCTTTAGTAAAGTCTGTTGCAAAAAcgtttatgaatatttttatacatttatacataacatacatgcatgtatatatgtgtactacatgtgCATGCTTAAAATTATATTGATCTAGAATATTCATAAAGTACTCTTGATTTGATATCAAGctgcttttaattttgtatagCAAATGTTGTTGATTgcttcatatttataaaaatcactTCAGTTACCAGTAGATTCTTATGTGTTTAAGGGTTAAGTTTGAAAATTTCTCATTGGGTTCCAGGGATTCAGAATATACCCTCTTGGACAACACAGCTGTCCTCAAATCTCATTCCACAGTATGCCATTGCTGTCCTTCGCTCCAATCTTTGGCCTGGAGCATATGCCTTTTCCAATGGCAAGTAAGTATCTGGCCACTCACAAAGCCATTTGTAACCAAACTCAACAGCTTATATTTTGGTTGAGTGTAAACCCAGTGCAAGCTTCAGCAGGACATCAAAGTGGAAAGGGTTTTATTTACCAACAGCAGGTAAGCACAACATCAAAATCCTTTTCTCTGGTCAAATCTATTGACCACCTCCCTGgtcaaaggacagaagaaagataGTTTTGTTCAGGGAGCTCATCTCTTCATCCAGGGCAAGCATACTCCTGAGTGTACTAAGTTGTAAGCAGAATATTCACAACCATATTCAACTTACAGTCATAATCAAATAAGCAAAGATAACACATGTTAAGGCAAGTTTAGCAGATGGTCACAAATCATGTGGTTTATGACTTAAATCCTAGACAGAAATGACTCAGCAAGGTGAACTTGCATCATATACTTTAGATTGAAACAAAGGGCATTTTGAAAGTACATTAATATATGCATTTGGCTTTGAAAATGTTTGCCTTGCTTAGTGTCTGGCAATTTTTGTAGTTATTTAGGATCTGGAAATTATGTTATCACTGGAATGTTAAGCCAAGTTTAACTCATTGGCATGTTAGATATATATTGtatgatttatttaaataaattctgtCATACAAGCATGAAATCCAGAGCTAGAGTAAATTCAGGGTTGTACCCTTTCATCCTAATTGTCACATTTATCTACAATGTACATGATTTTACATTGGCTTACTATGTTAGGGGACTAATGAAGAGTTAAAGAT harbors:
- the Rsph4a gene encoding radial spoke head protein 4 homolog A isoform X1 — encoded protein: MENSTSLKQEKENQEPGEAERLWQGESEVSPQEPGPPSPEYREEEQRTDTEPAPRMSPSWSHQSRASLSTGDLTAGPSSPPPPPLESHSTPLNTETTQDPVAASHAERTPNGITDTVTPYSDPWESSSAAKQSTPHYTSHAEESTFPFPQSQTPHPDLGGRRDASRNKSKHKGLRFDLLQEEDSNSNCDPDQPEVGASEAAQSMLEVAIQNAKAYLLSTSSKSGLNLYDHLSKVLTKILDERPADAVDIIENISQDVKMAHFNKKLDTLHNENEMLPAYEIAETQKALFLQGHLEGADSELEEEMAESSLPNVMESAYYFEQAGVGLGTDETYRVFLALKQLTDTHPIQRCRFWGKILGLEMNYIVAEVEFRDGEDEEEVEEEGIAEERDNGGSEAGEEEEDELPKSLYKAPQVIPKEESRTGANKYVYFVCNVPGRPWVRLPSVTPAQIVTARKIKKFFTGRLDAAVISYPPFPGNESNYLRAQIARISAGTHVSPLGFYQFGEEEGEEEEVEGGRDSYEENPDFEGIQVIDLVESLSNWVHHVQYILPQGRCNWFNPIQKDEEEEEEEEEDEEKGEEPDYIEQEVGPPLLTPISEDLGIQNIPSWTTQLSSNLIPQYAIAVLRSNLWPGAYAFSNGKKFENFYIGWGHKYCVENYTPPSPPPVYQEYPSGPEITEINDPSVEEEQAFRMTQEPVALSAEENEETEDEDEDNED
- the Rsph4a gene encoding radial spoke head protein 4 homolog A isoform X2, which produces MENSTSLKQEKENQEPGEAERLWQGESEVSPQEPGPPSPEYREEEQRTDTEPAPRMSPSWSHQSRASLSTGDLTAGPSSPPPPPLESHSTPLNTETTQDPVAASHAERTPNGITDTVTPYSDPWESSSAAKQSTPHYTSHAEESTFPFPQSQTPHPDLGGRRDASRNKSKHKGLRFDLLQEEDSNSNCDPDQPEVGASEAAQSMLEVAIQNAKAYLLSTSSKSGLNLYDHLSKVLTKILDERPADAVDIIENISQDVKMAHFNKKLDTLHNENEMLPAYEIAETQKALFLQGHLEGADSELEEEMAESSLPNVMESAYYFEQAGVGLGTDETYRVFLALKQLTDTHPIQRCRFWGKILGLEMNYIVAEVEFRDGEDEEEVEEEGIAEERDNGGSEAGEEEEDELPKSLYKAPQVIPKEESRTGANKYVYFVCNVPGRPWVRLPSVTPAQIVTARKIKKFFTGRLDAAVISYPPFPGNESNYLRAQIARISAGTHVSPLGFYQFGEEEGEEEEVEGGRDSYEENPDFEGIQVIDLVESLSNWVHHVQYILPQGRCNWFNPIQKDEEEEEEEEEDEEKGEEPDYIEQEGFRIYPLGQHSCPQISFHSMPLLSFAPIFGLEHMPFPMARSLKTST